A window from [Chlorobium] sp. 445 encodes these proteins:
- a CDS encoding hydroxyacid dehydrogenase translates to MKITFFDSHTFEREFLIKAAQNRYELNFLKLQLSPETVELARGSDIVSLFVNDDGSAPILEKLASFGIKYIALRSAGFNHVDLEKARELGIRVANVPAYSPYAVAEHTVALMLALNRKLTRAHNRVRDSNFSLTGLVGFDMNGKTAGIIGTGKIGAVVAKILHGFGCHLLGYDPYPDPSLTEQYGLHYVDLDTLCRESHIITLHSPLTPQTHYIINEETISKMRNGVMLINTSRGGLIKTEAALNALRSGKIGYLGLDVYEEEKGVFFYDRSSTVLQDEILLQLLSFPNVLITSHQAFLTDTALSNIAETTFENINAWARGEESPNELSLKPLPVS, encoded by the coding sequence ATGAAAATCACATTCTTTGATTCACATACATTTGAGCGAGAATTTCTCATCAAAGCTGCCCAGAATCGGTATGAACTTAACTTTTTGAAATTGCAACTTAGCCCTGAGACGGTTGAACTTGCACGCGGCTCTGACATCGTTTCGCTCTTTGTCAATGACGATGGTTCTGCACCAATTTTAGAAAAACTTGCTTCATTTGGTATCAAGTATATTGCACTGCGCTCTGCAGGATTTAATCACGTTGATCTTGAGAAAGCGCGCGAACTTGGCATTCGTGTAGCAAATGTTCCTGCTTACTCACCCTATGCCGTTGCCGAGCATACCGTGGCGCTGATGCTTGCACTCAATCGCAAATTAACTCGAGCGCATAACCGCGTGCGTGATTCGAATTTTTCTCTCACCGGACTTGTCGGCTTTGACATGAATGGCAAAACGGCTGGCATTATTGGTACAGGTAAAATCGGTGCTGTCGTTGCCAAAATTTTGCACGGTTTCGGATGCCATTTGCTTGGCTACGATCCTTATCCTGACCCTTCACTTACCGAGCAGTATGGCTTGCACTATGTTGATCTTGACACACTCTGCCGTGAAAGCCACATTATTACCCTGCACTCACCGCTGACGCCTCAGACGCACTACATTATCAATGAAGAGACCATTTCAAAAATGCGCAACGGCGTCATGCTCATTAACACCAGTCGTGGCGGGCTCATCAAAACGGAGGCGGCACTTAATGCACTGCGCTCTGGTAAAATTGGCTACCTAGGCTTAGATGTCTACGAAGAAGAAAAAGGCGTCTTTTTCTATGATCGCTCCAGCACCGTGCTGCAAGATGAAATTCTCTTGCAACTTCTTTCATTTCCGAATGTGCTCATTACGAGCCATCAAGCCTTTCTGACAGATACAGCGCTTAGCAATATTGCTGAGACAACTTTTGAAAACATTAACGCTTGGGCAAGGGGTGAAGAAAGTCCAAACGAACTTTCTCTAAAGCCTCTGCCGGTTTCGTAA
- a CDS encoding cysteine synthase: MPNNMLAPLESSATTQKRQGVLSLIGQTPLVRLHKLPALWGISERVELYGKCEFMNPGGSVKDRPALNIIETAEAQGLLTKDKILLDATSGNTGIAYAMICAVKGYKVQLCMPASASPERKRILQAYGAEIIYTPASESSDGAILKARELYAEHPNKYFYADQYSNDANWQAHFHGTGIELWEQTRGRITHFVAAIGTSGSFIGTSRRLKQFNPAVQCIAVQPDVAVHGIEGIKHLESAMVPKIYDPSVPDAFIEVSTEKAYEFAKRLTAVEGLFVGISAAANVYGSLTIAKDLSERGQSAVIVFILCDGGMKYLSEHFWDKPLA, from the coding sequence ATGCCTAACAATATGCTTGCTCCCCTCGAGAGTTCTGCAACAACGCAAAAGCGTCAGGGCGTGCTTTCGCTCATCGGTCAAACTCCACTTGTGCGTCTTCATAAACTTCCTGCGCTATGGGGCATTAGCGAGCGTGTAGAGCTTTATGGCAAGTGTGAGTTTATGAATCCGGGCGGTAGCGTCAAAGATCGTCCTGCCCTAAACATCATTGAAACCGCAGAAGCGCAAGGGTTGCTTACGAAAGACAAAATTTTGCTTGATGCCACAAGTGGCAATACAGGTATTGCATATGCCATGATTTGTGCAGTCAAGGGCTACAAGGTTCAGCTCTGCATGCCAGCTTCAGCTTCGCCGGAGCGCAAACGTATCTTGCAAGCCTATGGTGCAGAAATCATCTACACGCCAGCTTCTGAATCATCTGACGGGGCGATCCTCAAAGCACGCGAACTTTACGCTGAACATCCTAACAAGTACTTTTATGCTGACCAATATAGCAACGACGCCAACTGGCAAGCACATTTTCACGGCACTGGTATTGAGCTTTGGGAACAAACACGCGGGCGCATTACGCATTTTGTAGCTGCTATTGGCACAAGCGGGAGTTTTATTGGTACCTCACGCCGCTTGAAGCAATTTAATCCTGCTGTGCAATGCATTGCAGTTCAACCTGATGTCGCTGTGCATGGCATTGAAGGCATTAAGCACTTGGAATCAGCGATGGTACCGAAAATCTATGACCCTTCTGTGCCCGATGCGTTTATTGAGGTCTCAACCGAAAAAGCCTATGAATTTGCCAAGCGCTTGACTGCAGTGGAAGGGCTTTTTGTTGGCATCTCTGCAGCTGCAAATGTCTATGGGTCGCTTACCATAGCCAAAGATCTCTCTGAGCGTGGTCAATCTGCTGTGATTGTCTTTATTCTTTGCGATGGCGGGATGAAATATCTCTCCGAACATTTTTGGGATAAGCCTCTTGCCTAA